One segment of Aquimarina sp. BL5 DNA contains the following:
- a CDS encoding sugar nucleotide-binding protein — protein MKKILIIGASGFIGNALYKELNSYFDTYGTYHTDNDFYEKNQKFFQYDMEMEDISILLDNLKPTIIVSAIRGNFNSQLDAHQRIINWLKKNKSKLIFLSSANVFDTFSNYPSYEHDKTLSDSVYGRLKIKIENALMRLPTHKYVIARIPMIFGASTPRIQELKTLHDLKAPIEVFPNVIINATAISKLTQQLHYIINRSKKGIFHLGSTDLIYHLDLITEICDMLQLKDPTFKQVFDSNNDRYLAVLPKDNLLPKNLQITTKQVIDSIILK, from the coding sequence TTGAAGAAGATTTTAATCATAGGAGCCAGTGGTTTTATAGGAAATGCTCTATATAAAGAGCTTAACTCCTATTTTGATACCTATGGTACATACCATACTGACAACGATTTTTATGAAAAAAATCAAAAGTTCTTTCAGTATGATATGGAAATGGAAGATATCTCTATATTACTCGATAACTTAAAGCCCACTATTATTGTTTCCGCTATTAGAGGGAATTTTAATTCGCAGTTAGATGCTCATCAACGAATCATAAACTGGTTAAAAAAGAATAAATCAAAATTGATATTTCTATCCAGTGCTAATGTATTTGACACATTTAGCAACTACCCTTCATATGAACACGATAAAACATTGAGTGACAGTGTTTATGGAAGGTTAAAAATCAAAATTGAAAATGCATTAATGCGATTGCCAACACATAAATATGTGATCGCTAGGATACCTATGATCTTTGGAGCAAGTACACCTCGTATACAGGAACTTAAAACCTTACACGATCTTAAGGCACCAATTGAGGTTTTTCCTAATGTAATTATCAATGCAACCGCTATTTCTAAACTTACGCAACAATTACATTATATCATCAACCGAAGTAAAAAAGGTATCTTTCATCTCGGAAGTACTGATCTTATTTATCATCTAGATCTCATTACAGAAATATGTGATATGCTTCAATTAAAAGACCCTACTTTTAAACAAGTTTTTGATTCTAATAATGATCGCTATCTGGCAGTCTTGCCTAAGGATAATTTATTACCAAAGAATTTACAAATTACGACTAAACAAGTTATAGATTCTATTATCCTGAAATGA
- a CDS encoding thiol-disulfide oxidoreductase DCC family protein → MNIEGKKIILFDGVCNLCNGAINFIIKRDKNDVFRYASLQSEVGQKLAKERDIDTSKLDTILLIEPGMAYYHKSTAALHIARQLSGGYPLLSVFLIFPKFLRDCVYDIVSRNRYNWFGKKESCMIPTPKLKALFIDQ, encoded by the coding sequence ATGAATATCGAAGGAAAAAAAATCATATTATTTGATGGAGTTTGTAATCTTTGTAATGGTGCAATTAATTTCATTATTAAACGTGATAAGAATGATGTATTTCGATATGCTTCTTTACAAAGCGAGGTAGGACAAAAATTGGCGAAAGAAAGAGATATTGATACATCAAAATTAGATACAATTCTGCTCATCGAACCTGGAATGGCATATTACCATAAGTCAACAGCTGCCCTGCATATTGCAAGACAGCTGTCTGGTGGTTATCCGTTACTTTCTGTTTTTCTTATTTTTCCTAAGTTCTTAAGAGATTGTGTTTACGATATAGTCTCAAGAAACAGATATAACTGGTTTGGCAAAAAAGAGAGTTGCATGATTCCAACTCCAAAGCTAAAAGCCCTCTTCATAGACCAGTAA
- a CDS encoding DUF4139 domain-containing protein: MRTFTLLLILLLPTIIFGNNEKKVSSTIKEVTVYVSGARIQRTAVTDVLPGVNEIIFYDLSNKIDENSIQISGLKNASILSISYGINYLEKKKNSKELESLEHQLELLLLEKNKLDNLLSGLNQEKKVLENNQRIGTDQTALSLDKVKQISTYYRERSVAIQNETYNINLKKNKLQDEITDIINQIDRLSDHTKEERGEIKVKIDVSSATNLALKLKYNVSDAGWFPLYDIKSENTETPLKITYKANVYQKTGTDWNNTKVTLSTGDPNTNNIKPNLTTRYLNFNYGSYQRRSAVNRYSSTYNPNIKTVSGIVTDEKGLPLPGVTIIEKESSNGAVTDFDGRYTINITQGKQLIFSYLGYTTEEITIGSSVVNIGMEEDSSTLDEVVVVGYGTSSGYRRASRSKSKRKKETYNITVEAKEEGITNTRFVIKKKYTIKSNSDITTIEIDNFNMNADYSYYVAPELNENVFLTAKLGNWEQFDLLAGEANIYFEGSYAGKTNIDPQATTDSLTISLGTDPNIVVKREPLKKFKSKSFYGSNRIVDLGYSIQLKNNKQNTIHLILEDRIPISQNKEIKVDNIGTNDANYDPKTGIMKWKLTVKPKAQLEKQFSYQLKYPKNKRINL, from the coding sequence ATGAGAACCTTTACCTTATTACTTATATTACTCCTACCTACTATCATTTTTGGTAATAACGAAAAAAAAGTATCCTCTACCATAAAAGAAGTAACCGTTTATGTATCAGGAGCTAGAATACAAAGAACTGCTGTAACAGATGTGCTTCCAGGAGTGAACGAAATTATATTTTATGATCTTTCTAATAAAATTGATGAGAATAGCATACAAATTTCAGGATTAAAAAACGCTTCTATCTTATCCATAAGTTATGGGATCAACTATTTAGAAAAGAAAAAGAATTCAAAAGAACTAGAATCATTAGAACATCAACTAGAACTACTATTATTAGAGAAAAACAAATTAGACAACTTACTCTCAGGACTCAATCAGGAAAAGAAGGTATTAGAAAACAACCAACGAATAGGTACTGATCAAACCGCCCTTTCATTGGATAAAGTAAAACAAATATCCACCTATTACCGAGAAAGATCAGTAGCTATCCAGAATGAAACTTACAACATCAATCTGAAAAAAAATAAATTACAAGACGAAATTACAGATATCATTAATCAAATTGATAGGCTTAGTGATCACACTAAAGAAGAACGAGGAGAAATAAAGGTGAAAATAGATGTGTCTTCTGCCACGAACCTTGCATTAAAACTTAAGTATAATGTAAGTGACGCGGGATGGTTTCCTTTGTATGACATCAAATCAGAAAATACCGAAACTCCTCTTAAAATAACTTACAAAGCTAATGTATATCAAAAAACCGGTACTGATTGGAATAACACAAAAGTAACCTTATCCACAGGTGATCCTAACACTAATAACATAAAACCGAATCTTACAACCAGATATTTAAACTTTAATTACGGTAGTTATCAAAGAAGAAGTGCTGTAAATAGATATTCCTCAACTTATAATCCAAATATAAAAACGGTGAGCGGTATTGTAACGGACGAAAAAGGGCTTCCGCTTCCTGGTGTCACTATAATTGAAAAAGAATCAAGTAATGGTGCTGTAACAGATTTTGATGGTAGATATACCATTAATATAACACAAGGAAAACAATTAATATTCTCATACCTTGGTTATACTACTGAAGAAATAACAATAGGAAGTTCTGTAGTCAATATAGGCATGGAAGAAGATAGTAGCACCTTAGATGAAGTAGTTGTAGTAGGTTATGGAACTTCATCAGGATATAGGAGAGCATCGCGTAGTAAATCGAAAAGAAAAAAAGAAACCTATAATATTACTGTTGAAGCCAAAGAAGAAGGGATTACAAATACCCGATTTGTGATCAAAAAGAAATATACTATCAAATCCAATAGTGATATCACTACTATAGAAATTGATAATTTTAATATGAATGCTGATTATAGTTATTATGTAGCTCCAGAACTCAATGAAAATGTATTCTTGACAGCCAAATTAGGAAATTGGGAGCAATTTGATCTATTGGCAGGAGAAGCCAATATATATTTTGAAGGTAGTTATGCTGGTAAGACCAATATTGATCCACAAGCAACAACAGATAGTTTGACAATCTCATTGGGAACCGACCCTAATATTGTAGTAAAAAGAGAACCTCTAAAAAAATTTAAAAGTAAATCCTTTTACGGTAGCAATAGAATCGTAGATCTTGGGTATTCTATACAGTTAAAAAACAATAAACAAAATACAATTCACTTGATTCTCGAAGATCGAATTCCTATTTCTCAGAATAAAGAAATTAAAGTAGATAATATCGGAACTAATGATGCGAATTACGATCCTAAAACAGGAATCATGAAATGGAAACTAACGGTAAAACCAAAAGCGCAATTAGAAAAACAATTTTCTTATCAGCTGAAATATCCAAAAAACAAAAGAATTAATCTATAA
- a CDS encoding DUF3052 domain-containing protein, which translates to MSAGYSGTPLAKKLGIKPGKTLLFYNRPDHYWNLFSDVPENIKELTKVTPEEADFIHVFCTSVDELKTQIPIYKTALKKTGMLWVSWPKGSSKIPTDLKREPIREYLLDIGLVDIKVAAVDNDWSGLKFVYRVNDRL; encoded by the coding sequence ATGTCAGCAGGATATTCAGGAACGCCACTTGCTAAAAAGCTAGGAATAAAGCCAGGTAAAACGCTATTATTTTATAACCGTCCAGATCATTATTGGAATCTATTTTCGGACGTGCCAGAGAATATAAAAGAGTTAACAAAGGTTACACCCGAAGAAGCAGATTTTATTCACGTGTTTTGTACTAGCGTTGATGAGCTAAAGACACAGATTCCAATTTATAAAACTGCTCTGAAGAAAACAGGAATGTTATGGGTGAGCTGGCCCAAAGGGAGTTCTAAAATACCTACTGATCTTAAAAGAGAGCCTATACGGGAATATTTATTAGATATTGGATTGGTAGATATTAAGGTAGCCGCTGTTGATAATGACTGGAGTGGTTTAAAATTTGTCTACCGAGTTAACGATAGATTATGA
- the gcvT gene encoding glycine cleavage system aminomethyltransferase GcvT, which produces MKNTALTETHAALGAKIVPFAGYNMPVSYEGVNIEHETVRNGVGVFDVSHMGEFLITGPNALDLIQKVTSNDAAKLVDGKAQYSCLPNDKGGIVDDLIVYKIADEKYLLVVNASNIQKDWDWIKSHNTMNADMRDLSEDYSLLAIQGPKAAEAMQSLTSVDLETMKFYTFEVADFAGIDHVIISATGYTGSGGFEIYCKNSEVQQIWDKVLEAGGDFGIKPIGLAARDTLRLEMGYCLYGNDINDETSPIEAGLGWITKFTKDFVNADALAKEKEHGSERKLVGFELDERGIPRHDYDIVDGNGNKIGIVTSGTMSPSLGKGIGLGYVPKVFTAPGSKINIQVRKKAIPATVVKLPFYKG; this is translated from the coding sequence ATGAAAAATACTGCATTAACAGAAACACATGCTGCTTTAGGAGCCAAAATAGTTCCATTTGCTGGATATAATATGCCCGTATCCTATGAAGGAGTAAATATAGAACACGAAACAGTTCGTAATGGTGTTGGTGTTTTTGATGTATCGCATATGGGTGAGTTTTTAATAACAGGCCCTAATGCTTTGGATTTAATCCAAAAAGTAACTTCTAATGACGCTGCTAAGCTTGTAGATGGAAAAGCTCAGTATAGTTGTTTACCAAATGATAAAGGTGGTATTGTAGATGATCTGATTGTATATAAAATTGCTGACGAAAAGTACTTATTGGTAGTCAATGCGTCTAATATCCAGAAAGATTGGGATTGGATTAAAAGTCATAATACGATGAACGCTGATATGCGGGATCTATCCGAAGATTATTCTTTACTGGCTATTCAAGGTCCAAAAGCTGCGGAGGCAATGCAATCTCTAACATCCGTAGATCTGGAGACTATGAAATTTTATACGTTTGAAGTAGCAGATTTTGCAGGAATTGATCATGTCATCATTTCAGCTACTGGATATACTGGTAGTGGTGGTTTCGAAATTTATTGTAAAAATTCTGAAGTACAACAAATTTGGGATAAGGTATTAGAAGCGGGGGGCGATTTTGGAATCAAGCCTATTGGTCTGGCAGCCAGAGATACCTTGCGATTAGAGATGGGATATTGTCTTTATGGAAATGATATTAATGATGAAACGTCACCTATTGAAGCTGGTTTAGGTTGGATTACAAAATTTACAAAAGATTTTGTAAATGCTGATGCTTTGGCAAAAGAAAAAGAACACGGATCAGAACGCAAACTAGTAGGTTTTGAATTAGATGAAAGAGGGATTCCTAGACACGATTATGATATTGTAGATGGAAATGGTAATAAAATAGGTATTGTGACCTCTGGTACGATGTCTCCATCTTTAGGTAAAGGAATTGGATTAGGATATGTACCTAAAGTTTTTACTGCTCCTGGCAGTAAAATTAATATCCAGGTACGTAAAAAAGCAATTCCTGCAACAGTAGTAAAATTACCTTTTTATAAAGGATAG